In Prosthecobacter vanneervenii, the genomic stretch GCGGCCATCTTCCCTTACCGTCACCGTGTTGGTATGGCCGCCGGCATAATCGTTCTGCTCAAAGATGGTGAGATCAAAATGCGGATGCAGAAAATGCGCAGAGCCCAGGCCTGCGACCCCGGTGCCGACGATGGCAAGACGCGGACGGCTCATGCTGGATTCCTCCCGGCAGAAAGTTTGAGCTGCTGCGCCTCACGGTACACGCTGGCAGGCACCACCTTGAGGTCCCAGATCAACCCGGTCCAGGACAGCAGTTTGAGCACATAGTAGGAGATGTCGATCTCCCACCAGAAGAAGCCCTGCCGTGCGGAGCCTGCATAGCGATGGTGGTTGTTATGCCAGCCCTCCCCCAGTGTCAGCAGCGCGAGGAAGAGGTTGTTGCGGCTGTCGTCGTCCGTCTTGAAACGGCGGGAGCCAAACACATGAGCGAGCGAGTTGATGAAAAACGTGGCGTGCAGCAGAATCACCGTGCTGATGAAAAATCCCCACACAAACATCTGCGGCCCGTTGGTTCCCAGTCCCGGCACATGCTTCTCCATCCACGCCCCGGCATACCAGAGCAGAGCAGCATACAATATCGGCACCAGCTGGTCATGGCGGTTGAGAAACACCAGTTCGGGAAATTTCTCCAGATCCCGGATGCGGCTGTAGTCCGTGGGAAAGTTTTTGGGGCTCGTCAGCCAGCCAATGTGGGACCACAGA encodes the following:
- a CDS encoding acyl-CoA desaturase, whose amino-acid sequence is MLRQWFDSDYRPPGWQGDDKLTDGIDWRRCIPFIVLHLGCLSVLWVGFSWAALVAALLLYAVRMFAITAFYHRYFSHRSYRTSRWMQFLFAVLGNTSCQRGALWWASVHRHHHQHSDETPDVHSPRMRGFLWSHIGWLTSPKNFPTDYSRIRDLEKFPELVFLNRHDQLVPILYAALLWYAGAWMEKHVPGLGTNGPQMFVWGFFISTVILLHATFFINSLAHVFGSRRFKTDDDSRNNLFLALLTLGEGWHNNHHRYAGSARQGFFWWEIDISYYVLKLLSWTGLIWDLKVVPASVYREAQQLKLSAGRNPA